One genomic region from Cetobacterium sp. 8H encodes:
- the ptsP gene encoding phosphoenolpyruvate--protein phosphotransferase: protein MGTIIGKSIFPGIVIGQPYIERKKRINIENYKISSERVEEEIKRFQEALQKAKMDIKKIKMDLQGKINKEDLQILTVHIMMLDDPQFITDIKKGIKKDENNAESVVKKVSNKYIEMFEKIADPIYKQRALDIKDISERIIMNLTHEENLDANLNEKILVIRELLPSELLKIYYSGIRLNGIIMEYMGETSHTAILTKALEIPTLMGGNDLFSLDWGDQIILDTTSLEGKVISNPDKKTLNRYEEEKNKYKNKIKEIEASIYKETITLDGEKVSLHLNIGGRLDITEVNKKNPDGIGLLRTELIYMDAKEFPDEEKQRKIYDNIAKEFGDGKPIIIRTLDIGADKKLSYYKMMDEENPSLGCRGMRLTLTDKDLFKNQIKGILRAAKDHNIKMMYPMITNLREIKEAEEFVKECERELKEENKEFKQNIEIGMMVEVPSNVMLADVFIEYVDFFSIGTNDLTQYILATDRYSPIAEKLYDSYDPAVIRAIETVAKAGISRGKKVSVCGEMAGEEQAVVALLSFGIRDLSMAPAYIPKVRNLIRKIKIEELKLIKEKLLSAIDSNEVKKILNDYLEEIEGRNRE, encoded by the coding sequence ATGGGCACTATTATTGGTAAAAGTATATTTCCAGGTATAGTTATAGGTCAACCCTATATAGAAAGAAAAAAAAGAATCAATATAGAAAATTATAAAATTTCTTCAGAAAGAGTTGAAGAAGAAATTAAAAGATTTCAAGAAGCCTTGCAAAAAGCAAAAATGGATATTAAAAAAATAAAAATGGATCTTCAAGGAAAGATAAATAAAGAGGATTTACAAATTTTAACAGTCCATATAATGATGTTAGATGATCCTCAGTTTATAACAGATATTAAAAAAGGTATAAAAAAAGATGAAAACAATGCCGAATCAGTAGTGAAAAAAGTTTCAAATAAATATATAGAGATGTTTGAAAAAATAGCAGATCCAATTTATAAGCAAAGAGCTTTAGATATAAAAGACATTAGTGAAAGAATAATTATGAATTTAACTCATGAAGAGAATCTAGATGCTAATTTAAATGAAAAAATACTTGTAATAAGAGAGCTTTTACCATCAGAACTTTTAAAAATTTATTATAGTGGAATCAGATTAAATGGAATAATAATGGAATATATGGGTGAAACCTCTCATACTGCCATTTTAACAAAAGCATTGGAAATTCCAACTTTGATGGGTGGAAATGATTTGTTTTCATTGGATTGGGGAGATCAAATCATTTTAGATACAACCTCTTTAGAGGGAAAGGTTATCAGCAATCCAGATAAAAAAACCTTAAACAGATATGAAGAAGAAAAAAATAAATATAAAAATAAAATAAAAGAGATAGAAGCATCAATATATAAAGAGACAATCACTCTGGATGGAGAAAAAGTAAGCTTACACCTTAATATAGGTGGAAGGTTAGATATAACTGAAGTTAATAAAAAAAATCCAGATGGTATAGGTCTTTTAAGAACAGAACTTATATATATGGATGCTAAAGAGTTCCCAGATGAAGAGAAACAAAGAAAAATTTATGACAACATAGCTAAGGAGTTTGGAGATGGAAAACCTATAATAATTAGGACTCTAGATATTGGTGCGGATAAAAAATTGTCATATTATAAAATGATGGATGAAGAAAATCCATCTTTAGGCTGTAGAGGTATGAGGTTAACCTTAACAGATAAAGATTTATTTAAAAATCAAATAAAGGGTATATTAAGAGCCGCAAAAGACCATAACATAAAAATGATGTATCCTATGATTACAAACTTAAGAGAAATTAAAGAAGCGGAAGAGTTTGTTAAAGAGTGTGAAAGAGAATTAAAAGAAGAAAATAAAGAGTTTAAACAAAATATTGAAATTGGAATGATGGTAGAAGTGCCTTCAAATGTGATGTTAGCGGATGTATTTATAGAATATGTAGATTTTTTTTCAATAGGAACTAATGATTTGACTCAATATATTTTGGCAACAGATAGATATAGTCCTATAGCCGAAAAACTTTATGACTCTTATGATCCAGCAGTTATAAGAGCTATTGAAACAGTAGCCAAAGCAGGTATTTCAAGAGGTAAAAAGGTATCTGTGTGCGGAGAAATGGCCGGAGAAGAACAGGCTGTTGTAGCTTTACTAAGCTTTGGAATAAGAGATTTAAGTATGGCACCAGCATACATACCAAAAGTTAGAAATTTGATTAGAAAAATAAAAATCGAAGAGCTAAAATTAATAAAAGAGAAACTTTTATCAGCTATAGATTCAAATGAAGTAAAAAAAATATTAAATGATTATTTAGAAGAGATAGAGGGGAGAAATAGAGAATGA
- the ispH gene encoding 4-hydroxy-3-methylbut-2-enyl diphosphate reductase, with the protein MEIIRAEKMGFCFGVKKAVETCYKVAKTTNGKKYILGMVVHNKDVVKEMENIGFKVVEEKDILQEKDNLEKGDTVIIRAHGTTYEVIKKLRDKEVNLYDATCVFVDRIKEILIERQEEGDEIIFIGDKNHPEVKGIVSFGKNINVFKNLEELKGSSLNTSKNYSVLTQTTLNKEKFLEIKEYLQKHYSNAQIFDRICGATSERQDATKKLAKITDIVIVIGDLNSSNSKKLLEVALASNPNSYLIQNENELDLSIFHENMRVGITAGASTPEEIIKKIENKIRGNFNV; encoded by the coding sequence ATGGAGATAATTAGAGCTGAAAAAATGGGGTTTTGCTTTGGTGTAAAAAAAGCTGTGGAAACCTGTTATAAAGTTGCTAAGACAACCAACGGAAAAAAGTATATACTAGGAATGGTTGTACATAATAAAGATGTAGTAAAAGAAATGGAAAATATTGGATTTAAAGTGGTAGAAGAAAAAGATATTTTACAAGAAAAAGATAATCTAGAAAAAGGTGATACAGTAATAATTAGAGCTCACGGAACTACTTATGAAGTTATAAAAAAACTAAGAGATAAAGAAGTAAATCTTTATGATGCTACTTGTGTTTTTGTTGATAGAATCAAAGAGATTCTAATAGAAAGACAAGAGGAGGGGGATGAAATAATTTTTATTGGAGATAAAAATCATCCTGAAGTAAAAGGGATAGTATCTTTTGGAAAAAATATAAATGTTTTTAAAAATTTAGAAGAATTAAAAGGAAGTTCTTTAAATACGAGTAAAAATTATTCAGTACTAACGCAGACGACTTTAAATAAAGAAAAGTTTTTAGAGATAAAAGAATATTTACAAAAACACTATTCAAATGCCCAGATATTTGATAGGATATGTGGAGCAACTAGTGAAAGGCAAGATGCAACAAAAAAACTTGCAAAGATTACTGATATTGTAATTGTTATTGGAGATTTAAATAGCTCTAATAGTAAAAAATTATTAGAAGTTGCATTAGCTAGTAATCCAAATAGCTATCTGATTCAAAATGAAAACGAATTAGATTTATCTATTTTTCATGAAAATATGAGAGTGGGAATTACAGCTGGAGCATCAACTCCGGAAGAAATAATAAAAAAAATAGAAAATAAAATAAGGGGGAACTTTAATGTCTAA
- a CDS encoding HPr family phosphocarrier protein — protein MKKVEVIIKNKAGLHARPSSLFVQVASKYDSDINVLFEDEVINGKSIMGLMLLAAEQGRVLTLECDGEDEDEMIAELIDLIEVKKFNEE, from the coding sequence ATGAAAAAAGTAGAGGTAATAATAAAAAATAAAGCGGGATTACACGCAAGACCATCATCACTATTTGTTCAGGTGGCTAGCAAATATGATTCTGACATAAATGTACTATTTGAAGATGAGGTTATAAATGGTAAAAGTATAATGGGATTAATGCTTTTAGCAGCTGAGCAAGGTAGAGTTTTAACACTTGAATGTGATGGAGAAGACGAGGATGAAATGATAGCTGAATTAATTGATTTAATAGAGGTTAAAAAGTTTAATGAGGAGTAA
- the yqeK gene encoding bis(5'-nucleosyl)-tetraphosphatase (symmetrical) YqeK: MDIDYLKNELKKVLSIKRYEHSIRVLETATNLASIYKANNSKVEIAAILHDYAKEMNNTEIRNICNIFFKEETKDYMNVDEILHSFAGVYFAKEKFKISDFEILNAIKYHTTGRKEMTLIEKIVYISDAIEPKRDYPHVEEIRKLALVNLDDAILFEANRKIEYLVKNGSIIHLNSVDMRNHLLMAKAK, from the coding sequence ATGGATATTGACTATCTTAAAAACGAGTTAAAAAAAGTTCTGTCTATAAAACGATATGAGCATTCAATTAGAGTTTTAGAAACTGCTACAAACTTAGCTTCTATTTATAAAGCTAACAATTCAAAAGTAGAAATAGCAGCTATTTTACACGATTATGCTAAAGAGATGAATAATACAGAGATAAGAAATATCTGTAATATATTTTTTAAAGAAGAAACAAAAGATTATATGAACGTAGATGAAATTCTTCACAGTTTTGCTGGAGTTTATTTTGCTAAGGAAAAATTTAAAATTTCAGACTTTGAAATTTTAAATGCTATAAAATACCATACTACTGGTAGAAAAGAGATGACTTTAATAGAAAAGATTGTTTATATTTCTGATGCAATTGAACCTAAAAGAGATTATCCTCATGTAGAAGAAATACGAAAATTAGCTTTGGTTAATTTAGATGATGCTATACTTTTTGAAGCTAATAGAAAAATTGAATACCTTGTCAAAAACGGTTCAATCATTCATCTAAATAGCGTTGATATGCGTAACCATTTGCTTATGGCTAAAGCCAAATAG
- the dnaK gene encoding molecular chaperone DnaK produces MAKIIGIDLGTTNSCVAIMEGGSTTVIPNSEGSRTTPSVVSIKENGEIIVGEIAKRQAITNPTSTVLSIKTYMGTDHKVKIHGKEYTPQEISAMTLKKLKADAEAYLGEKVTEAVITVPAYFTDAQRQATKDAGVIAGLDVKRIINEPTAAALAYGLEKVGKEEKVLVFDLGGGTFDVSVLEIADGVIEVISTSGNNHLGGDNFDDVVIKYLTEEFKKETGIDLGNDKMAYQRLKDAAEKAKKELSTLMEAHISLPFITMDATGPKHLDLKLTRAKFNDLTRDLVEATQVPTKDALKAAGLNPSDIDEILLVGGSTRIPAVQEWVESYFGKKPNRGINPDEVVAEGAAIQGGVLMGDVKDVLLLDVTPLSLGIETLGGVFTKIIERNTTIPVKKSQVFSTAVDNQPAVTINVLQGERAKAADNHKLGEFNLEGIPAAPRGIPQIEVTFDIDANGIVHVSAKDLGTGKESTVTISGSTNLSSDEIERMKKDAEANEAEDKKFKELVETRNKADMLIASTEKSVKDYADKVTEDEKKAIEDAIEELKKVKDGDDKDAIEAAIEKLSQAAHKLAEEIYKDAQAKQQGGASTEKAQNDDVAEAEIVD; encoded by the coding sequence ATGGCAAAAATTATAGGAATTGACTTAGGAACTACAAACTCATGTGTTGCAATAATGGAAGGGGGATCTACAACAGTTATCCCTAACTCTGAAGGATCAAGAACTACACCTTCAGTAGTAAGTATCAAAGAGAACGGAGAAATTATCGTTGGAGAAATAGCTAAAAGACAAGCTATCACTAACCCAACTTCTACAGTTTTATCAATTAAAACTTATATGGGTACAGATCACAAAGTAAAAATTCACGGAAAAGAGTATACTCCACAAGAAATTTCAGCTATGACTTTAAAAAAATTAAAAGCTGATGCTGAAGCTTACTTAGGAGAAAAAGTAACTGAGGCTGTTATAACTGTTCCTGCTTACTTTACTGATGCTCAAAGACAAGCTACAAAAGATGCTGGTGTTATTGCTGGTTTAGATGTTAAGAGAATTATAAACGAACCAACTGCTGCTGCTCTTGCTTATGGTCTAGAAAAAGTTGGTAAAGAAGAGAAAGTTCTAGTATTTGACCTTGGTGGAGGAACATTTGACGTTTCTGTCCTTGAAATCGCTGATGGTGTTATCGAAGTTATTTCAACTTCTGGAAACAATCACCTTGGTGGAGACAACTTTGATGATGTTGTTATAAAATATTTAACTGAAGAGTTCAAAAAAGAAACTGGAATAGATTTAGGAAATGACAAGATGGCTTACCAAAGACTTAAAGATGCTGCTGAGAAAGCTAAAAAAGAGTTATCTACATTAATGGAAGCACATATATCTTTACCATTCATAACAATGGATGCTACTGGACCAAAACACTTAGATTTAAAATTAACTAGAGCTAAGTTTAATGATTTAACTAGAGATCTTGTTGAAGCTACTCAAGTTCCAACTAAAGATGCTTTAAAAGCTGCTGGACTAAATCCATCTGATATCGATGAAATATTATTAGTTGGAGGATCTACAAGAATACCTGCAGTTCAAGAGTGGGTTGAATCTTACTTCGGTAAAAAACCTAACAGAGGAATTAACCCAGATGAGGTTGTTGCTGAAGGAGCTGCAATTCAAGGTGGAGTTTTAATGGGAGACGTTAAAGATGTATTACTTCTTGATGTTACTCCATTATCATTAGGAATCGAGACTTTAGGAGGAGTATTTACTAAAATTATCGAAAGAAACACTACTATCCCAGTAAAGAAATCTCAAGTTTTCTCAACTGCTGTGGATAATCAACCAGCGGTTACAATCAATGTTCTTCAAGGAGAAAGAGCGAAAGCTGCTGATAACCATAAATTAGGTGAATTTAACCTAGAAGGTATCCCTGCTGCTCCAAGAGGAATTCCTCAAATTGAAGTTACTTTCGATATTGATGCTAACGGAATCGTACATGTTTCTGCTAAAGATTTAGGAACAGGAAAAGAAAGCACTGTTACTATATCAGGTTCAACTAACCTTTCATCTGATGAAATTGAAAGAATGAAGAAAGATGCTGAAGCTAACGAAGCTGAAGATAAAAAATTCAAAGAATTAGTTGAAACAAGAAATAAAGCTGATATGTTAATCGCTTCAACTGAAAAATCAGTAAAAGATTATGCTGACAAAGTAACTGAAGATGAGAAAAAAGCAATCGAAGATGCTATCGAAGAACTTAAAAAAGTAAAAGATGGAGACGACAAAGACGCTATTGAGGCTGCTATTGAAAAATTATCTCAAGCTGCTCACAAATTAGCTGAGGAAATCTATAAAGATGCTCAAGCTAAACAACAAGGTGGAGCTAGCACAGAAAAAGCTCAAAATGATGATGTTGCTGAAGCTGAGATAGTTGACTAA
- the grpE gene encoding nucleotide exchange factor GrpE → MTEKEIKDEIIEETNETIETAEEIKDQLSCDEEIGKLKIEVEDWKNSYLRKQAEFQNFTKRKEKEFEDLKAFASEKVIVKVLDIIDNLERAISASAETKDFDSLVKGVELTLSQMKGTVASEGVEAIITEKSAFDPHLHMAVAVEDSSEHENDEIMSEFQKGYKMKGKVIRPAMVKVCKK, encoded by the coding sequence ATGACTGAAAAAGAAATTAAAGATGAAATAATAGAAGAAACAAACGAAACTATCGAAACTGCAGAAGAGATTAAAGACCAACTTTCTTGTGATGAAGAGATTGGAAAACTAAAAATTGAAGTTGAAGACTGGAAAAACTCTTACCTTAGAAAGCAGGCAGAGTTCCAAAACTTTACTAAAAGAAAAGAAAAAGAATTTGAAGATTTAAAAGCTTTTGCTTCTGAAAAAGTTATTGTAAAAGTTTTAGATATAATCGACAACTTAGAAAGAGCTATTTCAGCTTCTGCTGAAACAAAAGATTTTGACTCTCTAGTAAAGGGTGTTGAACTTACTCTTTCTCAAATGAAGGGAACAGTTGCTAGTGAAGGTGTTGAAGCTATAATAACTGAAAAATCAGCTTTTGATCCTCATTTACATATGGCTGTAGCTGTTGAAGATTCTTCTGAACATGAAAACGATGAAATTATGTCTGAGTTTCAAAAAGGTTACAAAATGAAAGGTAAAGTTATTAGACCAGCAATGGTAAAGGTGTGTAAAAAATAA
- a CDS encoding N-acetylmuramoyl-L-alanine amidase, whose protein sequence is MRKCLLFFVSFILSMMMFANNTSTIKKIRMNTNPSQLIFDINSKSKPKFSSNYDEYNRLLFLEIEKTDIGTKFNGSKFVGKNIEKFDMIDYGSNIGFFIKLKPNVNHKIYTLNSPYRVVIDFKPSSSSKKEFTIAIDAGHGGKDPGAIGFKKYKEKDITLDVAKKLKSKLSKDFNVIMIRETDTFITLSNRSKIANKAKADLFVSLHINSAKNSAAEGMEIFYFSKKSSPYAEKIAAYENSFGEKYGEKTTSIAQIMGELAYNKNMEKSIAIARPLNTSLAKRLGMKDRGIYGANFAVLRGFNGPGILVELGFISNKNDIKKMTREVNQNIMAEELSNKIKGFFY, encoded by the coding sequence ATGAGAAAATGTTTACTTTTTTTTGTTTCTTTTATTTTATCTATGATGATGTTTGCTAATAATACCTCTACTATAAAAAAAATTAGGATGAATACAAATCCTTCCCAACTTATTTTTGATATTAACAGTAAATCTAAGCCTAAATTTAGTAGCAACTATGATGAATACAATAGATTACTCTTTTTGGAAATTGAAAAAACTGATATAGGTACAAAATTCAACGGATCAAAATTTGTTGGAAAAAATATCGAAAAATTTGATATGATTGATTACGGTTCAAATATTGGTTTTTTTATAAAACTAAAGCCTAATGTCAATCATAAAATTTATACGTTAAATAGCCCTTATAGAGTTGTTATAGATTTTAAGCCTTCTAGTTCAAGTAAAAAAGAATTTACTATAGCTATTGATGCTGGACATGGTGGAAAAGACCCTGGTGCCATAGGATTTAAAAAATATAAAGAAAAAGATATCACTCTTGATGTAGCAAAAAAATTAAAATCTAAACTTTCTAAAGATTTTAATGTTATAATGATAAGAGAAACAGATACTTTTATTACTCTTTCCAACAGAAGTAAAATTGCAAACAAAGCTAAAGCCGATTTATTTGTTAGTTTGCATATCAACTCCGCTAAAAACTCAGCCGCCGAAGGAATGGAAATATTTTATTTTTCCAAAAAATCTTCTCCGTATGCAGAAAAAATTGCGGCATATGAAAATAGTTTCGGTGAAAAATATGGTGAAAAAACTACAAGTATTGCTCAAATTATGGGTGAACTTGCATATAATAAAAATATGGAAAAATCTATAGCTATAGCAAGACCTTTAAATACTTCTCTTGCTAAGCGTTTGGGTATGAAAGATCGAGGAATTTATGGTGCTAACTTTGCTGTTTTAAGAGGTTTTAATGGACCTGGAATTCTTGTTGAACTTGGTTTTATCAGCAATAAAAATGATATTAAAAAAATGACTAGAGAAGTAAACCAAAACATTATGGCTGAAGAGTTAAGCAATAAAATTAAAGGTTTCTTCTATTAG
- the hrcA gene encoding heat-inducible transcriptional repressor HrcA: MVVSDREKLVLSAIIDFYLLSGETIGSRALVKKYNIDLSSATIRNVMSDLEDMGFISKTHTSSGRIPTDKGYKFYLEELLKIETLSRDEKARIDLVYESKMRELDSVLKRTSTLLSKLTNYVGIVIEPAHKKDKIKKVELVHIDDYMAMAVVVMENKNVRTKKIFFDEKCSEQDLIKLSNKINNEIKNNFIESHEIDNIIDFVYNEVEGKLFLENSSEIFKNKQVNEITEVLDIFSKREKIKELFEEAIKSRPFKEDEVNVIFGEELAVKGLEDYSFVYSVYNLDNSPGIIGVMGPKRMSYSKTMGVIQHVTQEVNKVIKQIGNKGDNDD, encoded by the coding sequence ATGGTTGTTAGCGATAGAGAGAAACTTGTTCTTAGTGCAATTATAGACTTTTATCTGCTATCAGGTGAAACTATTGGTTCAAGAGCATTAGTTAAAAAATATAACATCGATTTATCTTCAGCTACAATCAGAAATGTCATGTCAGATTTGGAAGACATGGGATTTATATCAAAAACTCATACATCTTCTGGAAGAATTCCTACTGATAAGGGTTATAAATTCTATTTAGAAGAACTATTAAAGATAGAAACACTTTCAAGAGATGAAAAAGCTAGAATTGATTTAGTTTACGAAAGTAAGATGAGAGAGCTTGATTCTGTTTTAAAAAGGACTTCTACACTCTTATCTAAACTTACAAACTACGTAGGTATTGTTATTGAGCCAGCTCACAAAAAAGATAAAATTAAAAAAGTAGAGCTTGTACACATCGATGATTACATGGCTATGGCAGTTGTTGTTATGGAAAATAAAAATGTTCGGACTAAAAAAATATTTTTCGATGAAAAATGTAGTGAACAAGATTTAATTAAACTATCTAACAAAATTAATAATGAAATTAAAAATAACTTTATAGAATCTCACGAAATTGATAATATTATTGACTTTGTTTATAATGAAGTAGAAGGAAAACTTTTTTTAGAAAACTCCTCTGAAATTTTTAAAAATAAACAGGTTAATGAAATTACAGAGGTTCTAGACATTTTTTCTAAAAGAGAAAAAATTAAAGAACTTTTTGAAGAAGCCATTAAATCAAGACCTTTTAAAGAGGATGAAGTTAATGTTATCTTCGGTGAAGAACTCGCAGTAAAAGGTTTAGAAGATTATAGTTTTGTTTACTCTGTTTACAATTTAGATAATTCTCCAGGTATCATTGGTGTTATGGGGCCTAAACGTATGTCTTATTCGAAAACCATGGGAGTTATCCAACATGTTACTCAAGAAGTAAATAAAGTTATAAAGCAAATTGGTAATAAAGGAGATAATGATGACTGA
- a CDS encoding GerMN domain-containing protein, with protein MSKKLKGFLFILILITIITGLYSNKLNRLSKEITQINTPKSNETNLNDYSVTLFFPNLKQNKLNSEDIILSKGLITKEEILKDITSKLITKLEDNHILKKEQFKYEVYIKNRTLYLDLDSKILSSAKNPQEELLIIYSFVNTLLSLGGNDNVVLLINGAPADKVNFINLSKSYKINSNI; from the coding sequence ATGTCAAAAAAATTAAAAGGTTTTTTATTTATTCTTATTTTAATAACTATAATAACTGGTTTGTATTCTAATAAACTTAATCGTTTGAGTAAAGAAATTACACAAATAAATACACCTAAATCAAATGAAACTAATTTAAATGATTACTCTGTTACTTTGTTTTTTCCAAACTTAAAACAAAACAAATTGAATAGTGAAGATATAATTCTTTCAAAAGGACTTATCACTAAAGAGGAGATTTTGAAAGATATAACTTCAAAATTAATAACAAAACTAGAGGACAATCATATCTTAAAAAAAGAACAATTTAAATATGAGGTATATATTAAAAATAGAACTCTTTATTTAGATTTAGATTCAAAAATTTTATCATCTGCTAAAAATCCACAAGAAGAACTGTTAATTATATATTCTTTTGTTAATACTCTTCTTAGTCTTGGGGGAAATGATAATGTTGTTCTTTTAATAAATGGTGCTCCTGCTGATAAAGTTAACTTTATCAATCTTAGTAAAAGTTATAAAATAAATAGCAACATATAA
- the dnaJ gene encoding molecular chaperone DnaJ: MAKRDFYEILGIAKGASDTEIKKAYRKAAMKYHPDKFSGASESERKEAEDKFKEVNEAYQVLSDENKKAQYDRFGHAAFENGGGGAGGFGGFGGGGGFEDLGDIFGSFFGGGGGFGGFGGSQRRGPEPGEDLRYNLELTLEEAAKGVEKTLKYRRTGTCSTCHGTGAEKDSKMHKCSKCNGTGTINVTQRTVFGNFQTTQECDACHGKGEVPEHKCKKCHGTGVDTEVVEKSVNIPAGIDDGQKLRLSGMGNASLDGGPNGDLYVYISVKKHPFFERNGVDIICEIPVTFAKAALGGEIDIPTLNGKKTIKIPAGTQNDKLFRMKGEGIKNPRSPYTGDQIVRIKIEVPVNLSNEQQELLMKFDESLKDKNHKDNKKFFDKLKNFFS, from the coding sequence ATGGCAAAAAGAGATTTTTATGAAATTTTAGGAATCGCTAAAGGTGCTTCTGATACAGAAATAAAAAAAGCATATAGAAAAGCTGCTATGAAATATCACCCAGATAAATTTAGTGGGGCTAGCGAATCTGAAAGAAAGGAAGCTGAGGATAAGTTTAAAGAAGTAAATGAAGCTTATCAAGTACTTTCTGATGAAAATAAAAAAGCTCAGTATGATAGATTTGGCCACGCTGCTTTTGAAAATGGAGGCGGTGGAGCTGGTGGATTTGGCGGATTCGGCGGAGGCGGTGGATTTGAAGATTTAGGTGATATCTTCGGTTCTTTCTTCGGCGGAGGCGGTGGATTTGGCGGATTTGGCGGTTCACAAAGAAGAGGACCTGAACCTGGTGAAGATTTGAGATATAATCTTGAATTAACTTTAGAAGAAGCTGCTAAAGGTGTTGAAAAAACTTTAAAATATAGAAGAACTGGAACATGTTCTACTTGTCATGGTACTGGAGCTGAAAAAGACTCAAAAATGCATAAGTGTTCTAAATGTAATGGTACCGGAACTATCAACGTAACTCAAAGAACTGTTTTTGGTAATTTCCAAACTACTCAAGAGTGTGATGCTTGTCATGGTAAAGGAGAAGTTCCAGAACACAAATGTAAAAAATGTCATGGTACTGGAGTAGATACAGAAGTTGTTGAAAAATCTGTTAATATTCCTGCTGGAATTGACGATGGACAAAAGCTTAGACTTTCAGGTATGGGAAATGCAAGTCTAGATGGCGGTCCTAACGGAGATTTATATGTTTACATATCTGTTAAAAAGCATCCATTCTTTGAAAGAAATGGTGTTGATATCATCTGTGAGATCCCTGTTACTTTTGCAAAAGCGGCTCTTGGTGGAGAAATAGATATTCCAACTTTAAATGGTAAGAAAACTATTAAAATTCCTGCTGGAACACAAAATGATAAACTATTTAGAATGAAAGGTGAAGGAATAAAAAATCCTAGAAGTCCATATACAGGAGATCAAATAGTTAGAATAAAAATTGAAGTTCCTGTTAATTTAAGCAATGAGCAACAAGAACTTTTAATGAAATTTGATGAAAGTTTAAAAGACAAAAATCATAAAGACAATAAGAAATTTTTCGATAAATTAAAAAACTTCTTCTCGTAA
- the yajC gene encoding preprotein translocase subunit YajC produces MNELFAKYGGMVLTFAIWAAVFYFLLILPNKKKQKKHQEMLDSLKDGVEVITAGGIKGTITGIGPEFLTIRIDKGVNIQVLKNSISRVLK; encoded by the coding sequence ATGAATGAATTATTTGCTAAATATGGTGGAATGGTTCTTACGTTTGCAATTTGGGCGGCAGTGTTCTATTTCCTATTAATTTTACCAAACAAAAAGAAGCAAAAAAAGCATCAAGAAATGTTAGACTCATTAAAAGACGGTGTAGAAGTTATAACTGCTGGAGGTATTAAAGGTACCATAACTGGAATCGGTCCTGAGTTTTTAACTATAAGAATCGATAAAGGTGTTAATATCCAAGTTCTTAAAAATTCTATTTCAAGAGTTTTAAAATAA